The Triticum aestivum cultivar Chinese Spring chromosome 3A, IWGSC CS RefSeq v2.1, whole genome shotgun sequence genome includes a region encoding these proteins:
- the LOC123059916 gene encoding uncharacterized protein isoform X2 → MGDRGGGRSGGWRNNTARRGFGGGRRAPLPNQSRHMVWQRPDPPPATSGDSRSGDGEVGDRWEAAARAMSGATKEKTAGSKEPPPHPAPGQATTKGNAEICINCSLPGHFAPRCPTIRCEKCNKLGHMAQLCQVLRPWECIPLMCGFQSPGQGFFYIPDMCAAKHSAEKTNNVVITIVEGDATVKDIEQEFNAIFAKKPGKKKWRCTARSIGPAQYVMRFPNASEVERACCYGKRLPLKEGNIVVCITPWTASIGAKGIMEKAWVRVRNIPIEKRCTEHIAYAGALVGITLEVDESTVHKPEYARILLGCREVEKIPPSAEGMLGEQYYDFFYEVEKVVTVGAEKSQSYTAVDSSASPSFPKKARMDSYPASSMGQGETNTSVTGNFSSQNYGKGMQRLPAVAESEEEDESEEGNNTELLIETMAREHAAEKMSYCGSQSDKKSCENVSEDLKVEEMTESPSNEISVHQDYVVWPSLPHIVPLEEGFMEGGENCSVYTVESPSGSPIHDCMSQGRQKQKLEKVGDVATNRMKKRNLEGLLKEEERAKLQAGVKRLAHAAAALADRSLPRGRSLLGDREGIQIG, encoded by the exons ATGGGAGATCGGGGCGGGGGGAGATCTGGTGGTTGGCGCAACAACACAGCGCGCAGAGGGTTCGGAGGTGGGCGAAGGGCTCCGCTGCCAAATCAGTCTCGACACATGGTGTGGCAGCGGCCAGATCCGCCACCGGCGACGTCGGGAGATTCGAGATCTGGTGATGGTGAAGTTGGAGACAGATGGGAAGCTGCTGCGCGTGCCATGAGCGGCGCgaccaaggagaagacggcgggcTCCAAGGAGCCACCTCCGCATCCTGCACCTGGGCAAGCAACGACCAAGGGCAATGCCGAGATCTGCATCAACTGTTCCCTCCCAGGTCATTTCGCTCCTCGCTGTCCTACTATTCGCTGCGAAAAATGCAACAAATTAGGTCATATGGCTCAGCTTTGCCAAGTTCTGAGGCCTTGGGAATGCATTCCTCTCATGTGTGGGTTTCAGTCGCCTGGTCAGGGATTCTTCTATATTCCTGATATGTGTGCTGCTAAACATAGTGCAGAGAAAACTAATAATGTGGTGATTACTATAGTGGAGGGTGATGCTACTGTTAAAGACATTGAGCAGGAATTTAATGCTATATTTGCCAAAAAACCTGGGAAAAAGAAATGGCGCTGTACGGCCCGCTCTATTGGCCCTGCTCAGTATGTGATGCGATTCCCTAATGCTAGTGAAGTAGAAAGGGCATGTTGTTATGGAAAACGCTTGCCTCTGAAGGAAGGGAACATTGTTGTATGTATTACTCCTTGGACTGCTTCTATTGGAGCCAAAGGCATTATGGAGAAAGCATGGGTTAGGGTTCGCAACATTCCCATAGAGAAAAGATGCACTGAACATATAGCTTATGCTGGAGCTCTAGTTGGGATTACTTTAGAAGTTGATGAATCGACCGTTCATAAACCTGAATATGCTAGAATCCTTCTCGGTTGTAGAGAGGTTGAGAAAATTCCCCCTTCAGCTGAAGGAATGCTGGGAGAACAGTATTATGATTTTTTCTATGAAGTTGAAAAAGTTGTGACTGTGGGTGCTGAGAAAAGTCAGTCCTATACTGCTGTGGATAGCAGTGCATCTCCTTCCTTCCCCAAGAAAGCGAGGATGGACTCATATCCTGCTTCTTCCATGGGGCAGGGGGAGACGAATACATCCGTGACTGGTAATTTTTCCTCTCAGAACTATGGTAAGGGTATGCAGAGGCTTCCGGCAGTGGCTgagagtgaagaagaagatgagagTGAGGAAGGTAACAACACAGAGCTTCTGATTGAGACTATGGCCAGAGAACATGCGGCTGAAAAAATGTCTTATTGTGGATCTCAATCTGATAAAAAATCATGTGAGAATGTCTCTGAGGATTTGAAAGTGGAAGAGATGACTGAATCTCCCAGTAATGAGATCAGTGTGCATCAAG ACTATGTGGTTTGGCCCTCCCTGCCTCACATTGTGCCTCTCGAAGAGGGTTTCATGGAAGGAGGAGAAAACTGCAGTGTCTATACAGTTGAATCTCCCTCTGGATCCCCAATTCATGACTGCATGAGTCAGGGCAGACAGAAGCAGAAGTTGGAGAAGGTGGGAGATGTGGCCACCAACAGAATGAAGAAGCGCAATTTGGAAG GTTTGCTAAAGGAAGAAGAAAGGGCGAAGCTCCAGGCTGGAGTGAAGAGGTTGGCTCACGCGGCTGCTGCGCTGGCGGACAGGTCCCTCCCTCGAGGCAGATCCCTTTTGGGTGACAGAGAAGGGATCCAGATTGGTTAG
- the LOC123059916 gene encoding uncharacterized protein isoform X1, with translation MGDRGGGRSGGWRNNTARRGFGGGRRAPLPNQSRHMVWQRPDPPPATSGDSRSGDGEVGDRWEAAARAMSGATKEKTAGSKEPPPHPAPGQATTKGNAEICINCSLPGHFAPRCPTIRCEKCNKLGHMAQLCQVLRPWECIPLMCGFQSPGQGFFYIPDMCAAKHSAEKTNNVVITIVEGDATVKDIEQEFNAIFAKKPGKKKWRCTARSIGPAQYVMRFPNASEVERACCYGKRLPLKEGNIVVCITPWTASIGAKGIMEKAWVRVRNIPIEKRCTEHIAYAGALVGITLEVDESTVHKPEYARILLGCREVEKIPPSAEGMLGEQYYDFFYEVEKVVTVGAEKSQSYTAVDSSASPSFPKKARMDSYPASSMGQGETNTSVTGNFSSQNYGKGMQRLPAVAESEEEDESEEGNNTELLIETMAREHAAEKMSYCGSQSDKKSCENVSEDLKVEEMTESPSNEISVHQGAWGMITPVPPSPLFMCHDVNTYGNAFPPLSDYVVWPSLPHIVPLEEGFMEGGENCSVYTVESPSGSPIHDCMSQGRQKQKLEKVGDVATNRMKKRNLEGLLKEEERAKLQAGVKRLAHAAAALADRSLPRGRSLLGDREGIQIG, from the exons ATGGGAGATCGGGGCGGGGGGAGATCTGGTGGTTGGCGCAACAACACAGCGCGCAGAGGGTTCGGAGGTGGGCGAAGGGCTCCGCTGCCAAATCAGTCTCGACACATGGTGTGGCAGCGGCCAGATCCGCCACCGGCGACGTCGGGAGATTCGAGATCTGGTGATGGTGAAGTTGGAGACAGATGGGAAGCTGCTGCGCGTGCCATGAGCGGCGCgaccaaggagaagacggcgggcTCCAAGGAGCCACCTCCGCATCCTGCACCTGGGCAAGCAACGACCAAGGGCAATGCCGAGATCTGCATCAACTGTTCCCTCCCAGGTCATTTCGCTCCTCGCTGTCCTACTATTCGCTGCGAAAAATGCAACAAATTAGGTCATATGGCTCAGCTTTGCCAAGTTCTGAGGCCTTGGGAATGCATTCCTCTCATGTGTGGGTTTCAGTCGCCTGGTCAGGGATTCTTCTATATTCCTGATATGTGTGCTGCTAAACATAGTGCAGAGAAAACTAATAATGTGGTGATTACTATAGTGGAGGGTGATGCTACTGTTAAAGACATTGAGCAGGAATTTAATGCTATATTTGCCAAAAAACCTGGGAAAAAGAAATGGCGCTGTACGGCCCGCTCTATTGGCCCTGCTCAGTATGTGATGCGATTCCCTAATGCTAGTGAAGTAGAAAGGGCATGTTGTTATGGAAAACGCTTGCCTCTGAAGGAAGGGAACATTGTTGTATGTATTACTCCTTGGACTGCTTCTATTGGAGCCAAAGGCATTATGGAGAAAGCATGGGTTAGGGTTCGCAACATTCCCATAGAGAAAAGATGCACTGAACATATAGCTTATGCTGGAGCTCTAGTTGGGATTACTTTAGAAGTTGATGAATCGACCGTTCATAAACCTGAATATGCTAGAATCCTTCTCGGTTGTAGAGAGGTTGAGAAAATTCCCCCTTCAGCTGAAGGAATGCTGGGAGAACAGTATTATGATTTTTTCTATGAAGTTGAAAAAGTTGTGACTGTGGGTGCTGAGAAAAGTCAGTCCTATACTGCTGTGGATAGCAGTGCATCTCCTTCCTTCCCCAAGAAAGCGAGGATGGACTCATATCCTGCTTCTTCCATGGGGCAGGGGGAGACGAATACATCCGTGACTGGTAATTTTTCCTCTCAGAACTATGGTAAGGGTATGCAGAGGCTTCCGGCAGTGGCTgagagtgaagaagaagatgagagTGAGGAAGGTAACAACACAGAGCTTCTGATTGAGACTATGGCCAGAGAACATGCGGCTGAAAAAATGTCTTATTGTGGATCTCAATCTGATAAAAAATCATGTGAGAATGTCTCTGAGGATTTGAAAGTGGAAGAGATGACTGAATCTCCCAGTAATGAGATCAGTGTGCATCAAGGTGCTTGGGGAATGATTACTCCTGTTCCACCCTCACCTCTGTTTATGTGTCACGATGTGAATACTTATGGGAATGCTTTTCCTCCCTTGTCAGACTATGTGGTTTGGCCCTCCCTGCCTCACATTGTGCCTCTCGAAGAGGGTTTCATGGAAGGAGGAGAAAACTGCAGTGTCTATACAGTTGAATCTCCCTCTGGATCCCCAATTCATGACTGCATGAGTCAGGGCAGACAGAAGCAGAAGTTGGAGAAGGTGGGAGATGTGGCCACCAACAGAATGAAGAAGCGCAATTTGGAAG GTTTGCTAAAGGAAGAAGAAAGGGCGAAGCTCCAGGCTGGAGTGAAGAGGTTGGCTCACGCGGCTGCTGCGCTGGCGGACAGGTCCCTCCCTCGAGGCAGATCCCTTTTGGGTGACAGAGAAGGGATCCAGATTGGTTAG
- the LOC123059917 gene encoding uncharacterized protein isoform X2, whose amino-acid sequence MDAPSYRLAAAVTAPSGAEAEFLVVRQLPPPSPPGGEEEGEYGRYVDSDLYDLPSAPLRRLAEGEPARPGVAVAGAEADGSLDLSRLDVPAALDQILSQLGLTNAMCGEWRLLKHIVEAEFGPDAGVNTVLVITPLESKPEALQDSCKWMTKEGARELLSDVKTGDTRIGPYVHAGFVKSELSSNCTTDSTLVSQEYPPGITLVPMKSSTLRPFRTTNLVVIQATSGTCGSKRPDYFACGDALLIDPGCCSQVHTELADLVNSLPKKLLVLVTHHHNDHVEGLSVVQRCNPDAVLLTHENTMKRIGKGNWSTSYTAVTGGESICIGDQELQVIFAPGHTDGHMGLLHVNTNALIVGDHCVGHGSAILDNRAGGNMKDYFQTTYKFLEISPHVLIPMHGRINLWPKHMLCGYLKNRKAREASILQSIENGAQTLFDIVSKTYCDVDRKLWIPASFNVRLHVDHLNSQQKLPKDFSLEMFSGSCDEFMSSLQQ is encoded by the exons ATGGACGCTCCCTCGTACCGGCTCGCGGCGGCGGTCACGGCCCCCTCGGGCGCCGAGGCCGAGTTCCTCGTCGTCCGGCAGCTGCCCCCGCCGTCCCCGCCCgggggcgaggaggagggggagtacGGGCGCTACGTCGACAGCGACCTCTACGACCTCCCGTCGGCGCCGCTGCGGCGCCTCGCGGAGGGGGAGCCGGCCCGGCCgggcgtcgccgtcgccggcgcggAGGCGGACGGCTCCCTCGACCTCTCGCGCCTCGACGTCCCCGCCGCCCTCGATCAG ATTTTGAGCCAATTGGGCCTGACGAATGCAATGTGCGGGGAGTGGAGGCTCCTCAAGCATATTGTGGAAGCAGAGTTTGGCCCGGACGCGGGCGTCAACACGGTGCTCGTCATCACGCCGCTCGAGTCGAAACCGGAGGCATTGCAAG ACTCCTGTAAATGGATGACCAAGGAGGGTGCTCGGGAATTGCTTTCTGACGTGAAAACCGGTGATACTCGAATTGGGCCCTATGTGCACGCTGGATTTGTGAAATCGGAGCTATCGTCAAATTGTACCACTGACTCCACATTGGTCTCCCAG GAGTACCCTCCTGGAATAACCCTTGTACCAATGAAGAGTAGTACCTTACGGCCATTTCGTACGACTAATCTCGTGGTAATACAAGCAACCAGTGGTACATGCGGATCGAAGCGCCCTGATTATTTTGCTTGTGGTGATGCTTTACTGATAGATCCTGGATGTTGCTCACAGGTTCATACAGAG CTTGCAGATCTTGTCAATTCCCTTCCAAAGAAGTTATTGGTCCTTGTTACACATCATCATAATGATCATGTTGAGG GTCTTTCGGTTGTTCAGAGATGCAATCCTGATGCTGTTCTTTTGACACATGAAAACACGATGAAGCGCATAGGGAAAG GGAACTGGTCAACCAGCTATACTGCTGTGACTGGTGGTGAAAGCATATGCATAGGTGACCAAGAACTGCAAGTCATTTTTGCTCCT GGTCATACAGATGGTCATATGGGGCTTCTCCATGTCAATACCAATGCACTAATTGTCGGAGATCATTGCGTAGG GCATGGAAGTGCAATATTGGACAATAGAGCTGGTGGCAACATGAAG GACTACTTCCAAACCACATACAAATTCTTGGAGATATCGCCACACGTGCTAATTCCAATGCATGGAAGAATCAACCTATGGCCCAAGCATATGCTTTGTGGATATCTCAA GAATCGAAAGGCTAGAGAAGCCTCCATTCTGCAATCCATAGAGAATGGTGCTCAAACTTTGTTTGATATAGTTTCAAAGACTTACTGTGATGTAGACAGGAAATTATGGATTCCTGCGTCCTTTAATGTTCGCCTTCATGTTGATCATCTGAACTCTCAACAGAAACTTCCCAAG GATTTCTCCTTAGAAATGTTCAGTGGAAGTTGCGATGAATTTATGTCTAGCCTGCAGCAGTGA
- the LOC123059917 gene encoding uncharacterized protein isoform X1 has protein sequence MDAPSYRLAAAVTAPSGAEAEFLVVRQLPPPSPPGGEEEGEYGRYVDSDLYDLPSAPLRRLAEGEPARPGVAVAGAEADGSLDLSRLDVPAALDQILSQLGLTNAMCGEWRLLKHIVEAEFGPDAGVNTVLVITPLESKPEALQDSCKWMTKEGARELLSDVKTGDTRIGPYVHAGFVKSELSSNCTTDSTLVSQEYPPGITLVPMKSSTLRPFRTTNLVVIQATSGTCGSKRPDYFACGDALLIDPGCCSQVHTELADLVNSLPKKLLVLVTHHHNDHVEGLSVVQRCNPDAVLLTHENTMKRIGKGNWSTSYTAVTGGESICIGDQELQVIFAPGHTDGHMGLLHVNTNALIVGDHCVGHGSAILDNRAGGNMKDYFQTTYKFLEISPHVLIPMHGRINLWPKHMLCGYLKNRKAREASILQSIENGAQTLFDIVSKTYCDVDRKLWIPASFNVRLHVDHLNSQQKLPKDFSTEKFESSCGAHFIFRWGVAYAQARSSPALIIAASALAAGGLAIVYALRRSNVNQP, from the exons ATGGACGCTCCCTCGTACCGGCTCGCGGCGGCGGTCACGGCCCCCTCGGGCGCCGAGGCCGAGTTCCTCGTCGTCCGGCAGCTGCCCCCGCCGTCCCCGCCCgggggcgaggaggagggggagtacGGGCGCTACGTCGACAGCGACCTCTACGACCTCCCGTCGGCGCCGCTGCGGCGCCTCGCGGAGGGGGAGCCGGCCCGGCCgggcgtcgccgtcgccggcgcggAGGCGGACGGCTCCCTCGACCTCTCGCGCCTCGACGTCCCCGCCGCCCTCGATCAG ATTTTGAGCCAATTGGGCCTGACGAATGCAATGTGCGGGGAGTGGAGGCTCCTCAAGCATATTGTGGAAGCAGAGTTTGGCCCGGACGCGGGCGTCAACACGGTGCTCGTCATCACGCCGCTCGAGTCGAAACCGGAGGCATTGCAAG ACTCCTGTAAATGGATGACCAAGGAGGGTGCTCGGGAATTGCTTTCTGACGTGAAAACCGGTGATACTCGAATTGGGCCCTATGTGCACGCTGGATTTGTGAAATCGGAGCTATCGTCAAATTGTACCACTGACTCCACATTGGTCTCCCAG GAGTACCCTCCTGGAATAACCCTTGTACCAATGAAGAGTAGTACCTTACGGCCATTTCGTACGACTAATCTCGTGGTAATACAAGCAACCAGTGGTACATGCGGATCGAAGCGCCCTGATTATTTTGCTTGTGGTGATGCTTTACTGATAGATCCTGGATGTTGCTCACAGGTTCATACAGAG CTTGCAGATCTTGTCAATTCCCTTCCAAAGAAGTTATTGGTCCTTGTTACACATCATCATAATGATCATGTTGAGG GTCTTTCGGTTGTTCAGAGATGCAATCCTGATGCTGTTCTTTTGACACATGAAAACACGATGAAGCGCATAGGGAAAG GGAACTGGTCAACCAGCTATACTGCTGTGACTGGTGGTGAAAGCATATGCATAGGTGACCAAGAACTGCAAGTCATTTTTGCTCCT GGTCATACAGATGGTCATATGGGGCTTCTCCATGTCAATACCAATGCACTAATTGTCGGAGATCATTGCGTAGG GCATGGAAGTGCAATATTGGACAATAGAGCTGGTGGCAACATGAAG GACTACTTCCAAACCACATACAAATTCTTGGAGATATCGCCACACGTGCTAATTCCAATGCATGGAAGAATCAACCTATGGCCCAAGCATATGCTTTGTGGATATCTCAA GAATCGAAAGGCTAGAGAAGCCTCCATTCTGCAATCCATAGAGAATGGTGCTCAAACTTTGTTTGATATAGTTTCAAAGACTTACTGTGATGTAGACAGGAAATTATGGATTCCTGCGTCCTTTAATGTTCGCCTTCATGTTGATCATCTGAACTCTCAACAGAAACTTCCCAAG GACTTCTCAACGGAAAAGTTTGAATCGAGCTGCGGAGCACATTTCATATTTCGGTGGGGCGTGGCGTATGCCCAAGCCAGGAGCTCACCCGCCCTCATCATCGCGGCAAGTGCCCTCGCCGCTGGTGGTCTGGCAATTGTGTATGCCCTCAGAAGGAGCAACGTCAACCAGCCCTAG
- the LOC123059915 gene encoding plastidic glucose transporter 4 has product MMRCAVRGGGAHVVIGERRSPSSSPGSGRSVVRMSEGRGGLCCGGVRSRAADLAGLEMGRPSAGAAGLFRSPRYGRVRATASADPEDIPSDKLQAKSSGSVLPYVGVACLGAILFGYHLGVVNGALEYLSKDLGIAENAVLQGWVVSTTLAGATVGSFTGGALADKLGRTRTFILDAIPLAVGAFLSATAQDVRTMIIGRLLAGIGIGISSALVPLYISEISPTEIRGALGTINQLFICIGILAALVAGLPLAQNPAWWRTMFGISVVPSILLALGMAVSPESPRWLFQQGKISQAEAAIKKLYGKEKVTEVMYDLKASGQGSNEPDASWFDLFSKRYWKIVSVGAALFLLQQLAGINAVVYYSTSVFRSAGIASDVAASALVGAANVFGTMIASSLMDKQGRKSLLITSFSGMAASMLLLSLSFTWKALAPYSGTLAVVGTVLYVLSFALGAGPVPALLLPEIFASRIRAKAVALSMGMHWVSNFFIGLYFLSVVNKFGISTVYLGFASVCALAVLYIAGNVVETKGRSLEEIERELSPPNKADANAFLVSDQ; this is encoded by the exons ATGATGCGGTGCGCCGTGAGGGGCGGCGGTGCTCACGTCGTCATCGGCGAGCGgaggtcgccgtcgtcgtcgcccggcAGCGGAAGGAGCGTCGTGCGGATGTCGGAGGGCCGCGGCGGGCTCTGCTGCGGCGGCGTGAGGTCGCGCGCGGCGGATCTCGCGGGGCTCGAGATGGGCAGGCCCAGCGCCGGCGCCGCGGGGCTCTTCCGGAGCCCGCGCTACGGCCGCGTGCGCGCCACCGCCTCAG CTGACCCCGAGGATATTCCATCTGACAAGCTTCAAGCTAAATCATCTGGGAGTGTTCTGCCGTACGTTGGCGTTGCTTGCTTGGGGGCAATTCTGTTTGGCTACCATCTTGG TGTGGTCAATGGCGCGCTTGAATATCTCTCGAAAGATCTTGGGATTGCTGAAAatgctgtgttacaag GATGGGTGGTTAGCACAACCCTGGCTGGCGCGACAGTAGGTTCTTTTACTGGAGGGGCTTTGGCTGATAAATTAGGGAGAACACGGACATTTATCCTAGATGCCATCCCTCTTGCTGTAGGCGCATTCTTGAG TGCAACAGCTCAAGATGTCCGTACAATGATTATTGGTCGATTACTTGCTGGGATTGGTATTGGGATCTCTTCCGCTCTTGTGCCGCTTTACATATCTGAG ATCTCACCAACTGAAATACGTGGAGCACTTGGTACGATTAATCAACTTTTTATCTGCATTGGAATTCTTGCAGCTTTGGTAGCTGGATTGCCATTAGCACAAAATCCTGCATG GTGGAGGACAATGTTTGGAATTTCAGTAGTTCCATCTATTTTGCTGGCTCTAGGAATGGCTGTTTCACCTGAAAGCCCTCGCTGGCTATTCCAG CAAGGAAAGATTTCTCAAGCGGAAGCAGCTATAAAAAAATTGTATGGGAAAGAGAAGGTTACTGAAGTTATGTATGACCTAAAGGCTAGTGGGCAAGGATCTAATGAGCCAGATGCCAGCTGGTTTGATCTATTCAGCAAACGCTATTGGAAAA TTGTGAGCGTGGGAGCGGCACTGTTTTTGTTGCAGCAACTTGCTGGCATAAATGCTGTTGTGTACTACTCTACATCAGTGTTCCGCAGTGCAGGCATTGCATCTGATGTTGCAGCGAGTGCTCTTGTTGGTGCTGCCAATGTTTTTG GCACCATGATTGCATCTTCACTGATGGACAAGCAAGGGAGGAAGAGCCTTCTCATAACAAGCTTTTCTGGAATG GCGGCGTCGATGTTACTCTTGTCATTGTCCTTCACCTGGAAGGCTTTGGCACCTTATTCTGGCACTCTTGCTGTTGTTGGCACTGTCCT GTATGTGCTGTCATTCGCTCTTGGAGCTGGCCCTGTTCCAGCTTTGCTCCTTCCTGAAATATTTGCCTCCAGAATAAGGGCCAAGGCTGTAGCATTATCAATGGGCATGCACTGG GTATCCAACTTCTTCATCGGCCTGTACTTCCTGAGCGTCGTCAACAAGTTTGGAATCAGCACCGTGTACTTGGGATTCGCGTCCGTGTGTGCTCTCGCGGTCCTGTACATTGCCGGGAATGTGGTCGAGACCAAGGGGCGATCCCTGGAAGAGATTGAGCGGGAGCTAAGCCCGCCCAATAAAGCCGATGCTAATGCTTTCTTGGTGAGTGATCAATGA